One window of Mauremys mutica isolate MM-2020 ecotype Southern chromosome 20, ASM2049712v1, whole genome shotgun sequence genomic DNA carries:
- the TSPAN16 gene encoding tetraspanin-16, whose translation MAPSRTGYATLKTVMICFNAVVFAVGCTMVGLGLWIKLGSASFVRVLGASSMYFAHVGYFCIVVGSMVVVLGFMGCWGAVRENRCLLLTYFLIILVIFIAEITAAVVVFAFTSFARSIVLDKSLAALKKKYSGYKHDDIVSYGWNALMLKLNCCGVQNYTDFAGSAFQIRTNLTYPKSCCKDPTSSACDGRNVSSVVINQEGCFRKLVSLIKEKSLLLGGAATGAALLELAAMMVSLMLYVKLG comes from the exons ATGGCTCCCTCGCGCACTGGCTATGCCACTCTGAAGACTGTCATGATTTGCTTCAACGCCGTTGTCTTT GCTGTTGGCTGCACCATGGTGGGATTGGGCCTGTGGATTAAACTGGGAAGCGCCTCCTTCGTCAGGGTCTTGGGCGCCAGCTCGATGTACTTTGCCCACGTCGGGTACTTCTGCATCGTGGTGGGCAGCATGGTGGTCGTGCTGGGGTTCATGGGCTGCTGGGGCGCGGTGAGAGAGAACAGATGCCTCCTGCTGACG TACTTCTTAATAATCCTGGTCATCTTCATCGCCGAAATCACAGCAGCTGTCGTCGTATTCGCTTTCACCTCCTTC GCTCGCAGCATCGTCCTAGACAAATCGCTGGCTGCCTTGAAGAAGAAATACAGCGGCTACAAACACGATGATATCGTGTCCTATGGCTGGAACGCACTCATGCTGAAG CTGAACTGCTGCGGGGTTCAGAACTACACAGACTTTGCCGGCTCTGCCTTTCAAATACGGACCAACCTGACTTATCCCAAAAGCTGCTGCAAAGATCCAACCAGCTCCGCATGCGACGGACGCAACGTCAGCAGCGTGGTCATCAACCAGGAG GGCTGCTTCCGCAAGCTGGTTTCCCTGATCAAAGAGAAGAGCCTATTGCTTGGTGGAGCTGCCACCGGAGCTGCCCTGCTGGAA